One Sphingomonas sp. SUN039 genomic window carries:
- the pgeF gene encoding peptidoglycan editing factor PgeF has product MSIDVVASPLLDGVRHGFLGRQGGVSTGLVAGLNVGLGSADDPLAVAENRRRALAAVAPDAALVTVFQVHGIEVVTPDTAWPDDARPPADALVTDRPGLALGILTADCAPVLFADVDAGVIGAAHAGWKGAIGGVTDATITAMEGLGARRDRISAVVGPCIAQASYEIDEGFRARFVAVDIDNERFFVAGRPGHMQFDLPGYVAQRLSAAGVGRVEVLGLDTLELDSRFYSFRRATLAGEPDYGRQISLIALR; this is encoded by the coding sequence GTGAGCATCGATGTTGTCGCTTCACCGCTGTTGGATGGGGTTCGCCACGGCTTCCTCGGACGGCAGGGCGGCGTTTCGACCGGTCTTGTCGCGGGCCTCAACGTGGGGCTGGGCAGTGCCGACGATCCACTTGCGGTGGCGGAGAACCGCCGCCGTGCGCTGGCCGCCGTCGCGCCCGATGCGGCGCTGGTCACGGTGTTTCAGGTCCACGGGATCGAGGTTGTCACGCCAGATACCGCTTGGCCCGACGACGCCCGCCCGCCTGCAGATGCGTTGGTCACCGACCGCCCCGGCCTCGCGCTCGGCATCCTGACCGCCGATTGCGCGCCTGTGCTGTTCGCCGATGTCGACGCGGGCGTGATCGGTGCGGCGCACGCCGGGTGGAAGGGGGCGATCGGCGGCGTTACCGACGCAACGATTACCGCGATGGAAGGGCTGGGCGCGCGGCGCGACCGCATCAGCGCAGTCGTCGGCCCGTGCATCGCGCAGGCGAGCTACGAGATCGATGAAGGCTTTCGCGCGCGCTTTGTTGCAGTCGATATCGACAACGAACGCTTCTTTGTGGCGGGTCGCCCCGGCCATATGCAATTCGACCTGCCCGGCTATGTCGCGCAACGGCTGAGCGCCGCCGGTGTCGGCCGCGTCGAGGTACTCGGACTCGACACGCTGGAACTCGACAGCCGCTTCTACAGTTTTCGACGCGCGACATTGGCCGGTGAACCGGACTATGGTCGGCAAATATCGCTGATCGCGCTCCGGTAG
- a CDS encoding cystathionine gamma-synthase family protein, protein MEDEATLTGTPQRRRPKPDILAIDNRRLAPETLMMGHGFDPALSEGSLKPPIFLTSTFVFENAAAGKRFFEGVTGKRPGGAEGLVYSRFNGPNQEILEDRLGIWEDAEDALVFSSGMSAIATVMLALVKSGDVIVHSAPLYAATETLIGRIFGRYGVHWLDFPAGATREEIDAVLAKAKTLGNVAMVYLESPANPTNALVDVEAVRDARDTAFDGDKPPIVIDNTFLGPLWAKPLRQGADLVLYSLTKYAGGHSDLVAGGAVGAKSIINTVRMMRNTIGTITDPHSAWMLLRSLETLELRMSRAGENAAKVCAFLREQPQVETVGYLGFLEPGSRQADIYARHCTGAGSTFSLYLKGGERESFAFLDALKIAKLAVSLGGTETLASCPAAMTHLSVPQERKDALGIGDNLVRISVGVENAEDLIADFRQALRAI, encoded by the coding sequence TTGGAAGACGAAGCTACACTGACCGGCACGCCCCAGCGTCGCCGGCCCAAACCCGACATCCTCGCCATCGACAACCGCCGCCTTGCACCCGAGACGCTCATGATGGGGCATGGCTTCGATCCCGCCCTGTCGGAAGGATCGCTCAAACCCCCGATTTTCCTGACCTCGACGTTCGTGTTCGAGAATGCGGCGGCGGGAAAACGCTTTTTCGAAGGCGTGACCGGCAAGCGCCCCGGCGGCGCGGAAGGCCTCGTCTATTCGCGCTTCAACGGACCCAATCAGGAAATCCTCGAGGACCGGCTCGGCATCTGGGAAGATGCCGAAGATGCGCTGGTCTTTTCGTCCGGCATGTCGGCGATCGCGACGGTGATGCTGGCGCTGGTCAAATCGGGCGACGTCATCGTCCATTCAGCACCTCTCTATGCCGCGACCGAAACGCTGATCGGTCGCATTTTCGGGCGGTACGGCGTGCACTGGCTGGATTTCCCGGCAGGGGCGACGCGCGAAGAAATCGATGCGGTGCTCGCCAAGGCAAAGACGCTGGGCAATGTCGCCATGGTCTATCTCGAAAGCCCGGCCAACCCGACCAATGCGCTGGTCGATGTCGAAGCGGTGCGCGACGCCCGCGATACGGCGTTCGATGGCGACAAGCCCCCCATCGTCATCGACAACACGTTCCTCGGGCCGCTCTGGGCCAAGCCGCTACGGCAGGGCGCGGACCTCGTGCTCTACAGCCTGACCAAATATGCCGGCGGGCACAGCGACCTCGTCGCGGGCGGCGCGGTGGGGGCAAAGAGCATCATCAACACCGTCCGCATGATGCGCAACACCATCGGTACGATCACCGATCCGCATTCGGCGTGGATGCTGCTGCGCTCGCTCGAAACGCTCGAACTCCGCATGAGCCGCGCAGGCGAGAATGCCGCCAAGGTCTGCGCCTTTCTACGCGAACAGCCGCAGGTCGAAACCGTCGGCTATCTCGGCTTTCTGGAACCCGGATCGCGACAGGCCGATATCTATGCGCGGCACTGCACCGGCGCCGGATCGACCTTCTCGCTCTATCTGAAAGGTGGGGAGCGCGAGTCCTTTGCGTTCCTTGACGCGCTCAAGATTGCCAAGCTGGCGGTTAGTCTGGGCGGCACCGAAACACTGGCGAGTTGCCCGGCCGCGATGACGCATCTCTCAGTGCCGCAGGAGCGCAAGGACGCGCTCGGCATCGGCGACAACCTCGTGCGGATTTCGGTGGGGGTCGAAAATGCCGAGGACCTGATTGCCGATTTCCGACAGGCGCTACGGGCAATCTGA
- a CDS encoding HAD family phosphatase, whose amino-acid sequence MSETEIPAKIRLAIYDMDKTVTRRPTYTPFLIHAARTRKPWRLLLLPFVIVTILLYAARIIDRGRLKELNHSLLVGPALSPADASALAESFAAETLATNILPQAQTRVLADKGDGYRMVLATASYEFYARAIARTLGFDDVIGTMTRTDTAGALLARIDAQNCYGTAKLEMVQAWLVRQGLAREDCHIRFYSDHVSDAPCLNWADEAFATNPHPPLVALAAQRGWQVFNWR is encoded by the coding sequence ATGAGCGAAACCGAAATCCCGGCCAAAATCCGTCTGGCGATTTATGACATGGACAAGACGGTCACGCGCCGTCCGACATATACCCCGTTTCTCATCCATGCTGCCCGAACGCGCAAACCATGGCGTTTGTTGCTGCTTCCTTTCGTGATCGTCACGATTTTGCTGTACGCGGCGCGGATCATCGACCGGGGGCGGTTGAAAGAGCTCAACCATAGCCTGCTCGTTGGGCCGGCCCTTTCACCCGCCGATGCGTCGGCACTCGCGGAAAGCTTTGCCGCCGAAACACTGGCCACGAACATATTGCCGCAAGCGCAGACCCGCGTTCTCGCCGACAAGGGCGACGGGTACCGGATGGTGCTCGCGACCGCCTCGTATGAATTCTATGCGCGGGCCATCGCGCGCACGCTCGGCTTCGACGATGTGATCGGGACGATGACCCGTACCGATACGGCGGGCGCGCTGCTGGCGCGGATCGATGCGCAGAATTGCTATGGCACCGCCAAGCTCGAAATGGTGCAGGCGTGGCTGGTGCGGCAGGGGCTGGCGCGCGAGGATTGCCATATCCGCTTCTACAGCGATCATGTCTCCGACGCGCCGTGTCTCAACTGGGCGGACGAGGCGTTCGCCACCAACCCCCACCCGCCGCTGGTCGCGCTGGCCGCGCAGCGGGGGTGGCAGGTATTCAACTGGCGCTAG
- a CDS encoding ABC transporter permease: MTGADFSEIDRDGTRTLVFTGALTLSQLGELPNRLENDPPHAATIDLSDVGQMDTIGAWVVHRLSRDTGATITGASADNAHLIAQVSRSDTPMKVRPDHVLPLVRVLGEIGEATQIAGRTLLGLLGFFGAVCIAFANVIRHPSRFRLDAVIQRFEIVGVKAFGIIGLMSFLIGFVIAQQGAVQLQQFGFESFTVNLVGRITFRELGVLMTAIMVAGRSGSAFAAELGTMKLTEEIDAMRTIGISPNEALVLPRIIATVLMMPLLGFYASMVAVVGGGLFCWTVLGIQPVTYIQRIREVVPATDVYIGLIKAVVFGLIISASGCFQGLQVEGNAEQVGLRTTASVVQAIFLVIVLDAFFAVFFTGIGWK; the protein is encoded by the coding sequence ATGACAGGGGCCGATTTTTCCGAGATCGACCGCGATGGTACGCGGACGCTGGTGTTCACCGGCGCGCTCACCCTGTCGCAGTTGGGCGAATTGCCCAATCGGCTGGAGAACGACCCGCCGCACGCCGCCACCATCGACCTGTCGGACGTCGGTCAGATGGACACCATCGGGGCCTGGGTCGTCCACCGTCTGTCGCGCGACACCGGCGCAACGATTACTGGAGCAAGTGCCGATAACGCCCATCTGATTGCCCAGGTTTCGCGCAGCGACACCCCGATGAAAGTGCGCCCGGACCATGTCCTGCCGCTGGTGCGTGTGCTCGGCGAGATCGGCGAGGCGACGCAGATCGCCGGGCGGACCCTGCTCGGCCTGCTCGGTTTTTTCGGGGCGGTGTGCATCGCCTTTGCCAATGTCATCCGCCACCCGTCGCGGTTCCGACTCGACGCGGTCATCCAGCGGTTCGAGATCGTCGGGGTGAAAGCGTTCGGTATTATCGGTTTGATGAGCTTCCTGATCGGCTTTGTCATCGCGCAACAGGGTGCGGTGCAGCTTCAGCAATTCGGGTTCGAAAGTTTCACGGTCAACCTTGTCGGCCGGATCACCTTTCGCGAACTCGGTGTGTTGATGACCGCGATCATGGTTGCGGGGCGCTCGGGATCGGCGTTCGCCGCCGAACTCGGCACGATGAAGCTGACCGAGGAAATCGACGCGATGCGGACGATCGGCATCTCGCCGAACGAGGCACTGGTCCTGCCGCGCATCATCGCGACCGTGCTGATGATGCCGCTGCTGGGATTTTACGCGTCGATGGTCGCGGTGGTCGGCGGCGGGCTATTCTGCTGGACCGTGCTCGGTATCCAGCCGGTGACCTATATCCAGCGTATCCGCGAAGTCGTGCCCGCGACCGACGTCTATATCGGCCTGATCAAGGCCGTGGTGTTCGGCCTGATCATTTCCGCCTCGGGTTGTTTTCAGGGGCTGCAGGTCGAGGGAAATGCCGAACAGGTCGGGCTTCGCACCACGGCGTCGGTGGTGCAGGCGATCTTCCTGGTCATCGTGCTCGACGCGTTCTTTGCGGTGTTCTTCACCGGGATCGGGTGGAAATGA
- a CDS encoding ABC transporter ATP-binding protein produces MSEAGTPPAPATSPAIRDDIVVSVRGLRNSFGDAVIHDGLDLDVRRGEIMGVVGGSGTGKSVLMRSIIGLQTPEAGEVHVFGEDMSHDDEDGSIRRRWGVLFQGGALFSTLTVAENVEFPLREFYPKLSKTLLDQIAGYKVEMAGLPVDAGPKYPSELSGGMKKRAGLARALALDPELLFLDEPTAGLDPIGAAAFDELTRDLQRTMGLTVFLITHDLDTLYAICDRVAVLADKKVIAVGTIPELLALDHSWIQEYFNGPRGRAATAALGRQENKPTPAAPQKESAA; encoded by the coding sequence ATGAGCGAGGCCGGCACCCCGCCCGCCCCCGCAACCTCGCCCGCAATCCGGGACGATATCGTCGTTTCGGTCCGCGGTCTGCGGAACAGTTTCGGCGATGCGGTGATCCACGACGGCCTCGACCTCGATGTGCGACGCGGCGAGATCATGGGCGTCGTCGGCGGGTCGGGCACGGGCAAGTCGGTGCTGATGCGCTCGATCATCGGGCTGCAAACCCCCGAAGCGGGCGAAGTCCATGTCTTCGGCGAGGATATGAGCCACGACGACGAGGACGGCAGCATCCGCCGCCGCTGGGGCGTGTTGTTTCAGGGCGGTGCGCTGTTCTCGACGCTGACGGTTGCGGAGAATGTCGAGTTTCCGTTGCGCGAATTCTATCCGAAGCTGTCGAAAACGCTGCTCGACCAGATCGCCGGCTACAAAGTCGAAATGGCGGGCTTGCCGGTCGACGCAGGCCCCAAATACCCGTCCGAACTGTCGGGCGGCATGAAGAAGCGCGCCGGACTCGCCCGTGCGCTCGCGCTCGACCCCGAATTGCTGTTTCTCGACGAACCGACGGCCGGGCTCGATCCCATCGGTGCGGCGGCGTTCGACGAGCTGACCCGCGACCTGCAACGGACGATGGGCCTGACCGTTTTCCTGATCACCCATGATCTCGACACGCTCTATGCCATCTGCGACCGGGTCGCGGTGCTCGCCGACAAAAAGGTTATCGCCGTGGGCACGATCCCCGAGCTGCTCGCGCTCGACCATTCGTGGATCCAGGAGTATTTCAACGGCCCGCGCGGGCGGGCCGCCACAGCGGCGCTCGGCCGACAGGAAAACAAGCCGACTCCAGCCGCTCCCCAGAAAGAAAGTGCTGCCTGA
- a CDS encoding MlaD family protein yields METRSNQVLVGSVVLTLLVAIALFLVWLSGVSGGKTKTYDIFFKQSVEGLATGSTVTFSGVPSGQITGIELWKDNPEFKRVRVELKNDTPILQGTTATILGSFTGPSTVVLDGAIKGAPPITDPGPAGVPVIPTKRGGLGALLNSAPQLLERISTLTERLTEVLNDKNQKSFSGILANVDKLSGDLANRGPEIAATIAETRVAVQKAGDAAEKIGNLAQTVDGQSGPLITDLRSAIASANRSMTTLDATLKDAQPGVQAFSKQTLPEIGQLVRDLRVMAESLTAVAGKIDQGGAGSIIGSPRLPDYKPKGDRK; encoded by the coding sequence ATGGAAACGCGATCGAACCAGGTGCTCGTCGGCAGCGTGGTGCTCACCCTGCTCGTTGCCATTGCGCTGTTTCTTGTCTGGCTGTCGGGCGTCTCGGGCGGCAAGACCAAGACCTATGACATTTTCTTCAAGCAATCGGTCGAAGGGCTGGCCACCGGATCGACCGTGACTTTCTCGGGCGTGCCGTCGGGACAGATTACCGGTATCGAGCTGTGGAAAGACAATCCCGAGTTCAAGCGTGTCCGCGTGGAGTTGAAGAACGATACGCCCATCCTACAGGGCACGACTGCAACGATTCTGGGCAGCTTTACCGGGCCGTCGACGGTCGTGCTCGACGGGGCGATCAAAGGCGCACCGCCGATCACCGATCCGGGGCCGGCGGGTGTGCCGGTGATCCCGACCAAACGCGGCGGCCTCGGCGCGTTGCTCAATTCTGCCCCGCAGTTGCTCGAGCGCATTTCGACGCTGACCGAGCGGCTGACCGAAGTGCTCAACGACAAGAACCAGAAGTCGTTTTCGGGCATTTTGGCCAATGTCGACAAGCTGTCGGGCGACCTCGCCAACCGCGGGCCGGAGATTGCCGCGACCATCGCCGAAACGCGGGTTGCCGTGCAGAAAGCAGGCGATGCGGCCGAAAAAATCGGCAATCTCGCGCAAACCGTCGACGGGCAGTCGGGTCCGCTGATTACCGACCTGCGCAGCGCCATTGCCTCGGCCAACCGCAGCATGACGACGCTCGACGCGACGCTGAAGGACGCCCAGCCCGGCGTGCAGGCCTTTTCCAAACAGACCCTGCCCGAAATCGGGCAGCTCGTCCGCGATCTGCGGGTCATGGCCGAAAGCCTGACGGCGGTGGCTGGCAAGATCGATCAGGGTGGCGCCGGCAGCATTATCGGCAGCCCGCGCCTGCCCGACTACAAGCCTAAAGGAGACCGCAAATGA
- a CDS encoding ABC-type transport auxiliary lipoprotein family protein — translation MIRPAAICGLLLLGGCVSFGGKPPKMLMTLTTSATVPTDAVRQASAENTVLILTPTANAAVQTVRIPVYDGTALAYVADGAWNEPPVRAIQRLLSETVTARTAKIVLDPRQFGASPAMRLSGQLQRFGIDPNAMQAVATFDAQLSREGGRVETRRFEARAPLAAVDAAQAGTALNRAANDLAMQVADWVK, via the coding sequence ATGATCCGTCCGGCTGCGATATGCGGACTCTTGTTGCTCGGCGGGTGCGTCAGCTTCGGGGGCAAGCCGCCCAAGATGCTGATGACGCTGACCACCTCGGCGACGGTCCCGACCGATGCGGTCCGGCAGGCTTCTGCCGAGAATACCGTGCTCATCCTGACGCCCACCGCCAATGCTGCCGTCCAGACGGTGCGGATACCGGTCTATGACGGCACCGCGCTCGCCTATGTCGCCGATGGTGCGTGGAACGAGCCGCCGGTACGCGCGATCCAGCGGCTGCTGTCCGAGACGGTGACGGCGCGGACGGCCAAGATCGTGCTCGATCCCCGCCAATTCGGTGCCAGCCCCGCCATGCGGCTGTCGGGTCAGCTCCAGCGCTTCGGGATCGACCCGAACGCCATGCAGGCGGTGGCAACTTTCGACGCGCAACTGTCGCGCGAGGGCGGGCGGGTCGAAACCCGGCGTTTCGAGGCACGCGCGCCGCTTGCCGCCGTCGATGCGGCACAGGCCGGAACCGCGCTCAACCGCGCGGCCAACGATCTGGCCATGCAGGTCGCCGATTGGGTAAAATAG
- a CDS encoding sorbosone dehydrogenase family protein has protein sequence MTFRAKILSSVLLLVLIGAGALWYLSRGVPALLPVEAVSGTRPKITPARTEKVPTVSLAKPVGWTGTAAPVAAAGLTVAAFARDLDHPRWMYELPNGDVLVAETNSPPREGGGITGWVMTTLMGYAGAGVPSANRITLLRDADGDGVAEVKTPFLTGLNSPFGMALVGDQLYIGNHDALVVVPYVAGETKIGATPKKVMSLPGGGNHWAKNVVAAPDNQSLFISVGSSSNIAEGGMDAEDNRANILELNLATKALRVWTAGLRNPVGMAWEPQSKSLWTVVNERDMLGGDLAPDYLTRADFGAFYGWPYTYWGGYRDERAEDRPDLLQYTRRPDYALGAHTASLGLAFGSLGAFQKGAFIGQHGSWNRKPPSGYKVVFVGFNARGFPEGPMRDVLTGFLDKDGQAQGRPVGVIARSKGDLLVADDVGNRIWRVAAK, from the coding sequence ATGACCTTTCGCGCCAAAATCCTCTCGTCCGTCCTGCTGCTCGTGCTCATCGGCGCGGGGGCTCTCTGGTATCTTTCGCGCGGGGTGCCGGCGTTACTGCCGGTCGAGGCCGTGTCGGGGACCAGACCGAAGATCACACCGGCCCGCACGGAGAAGGTGCCGACGGTGAGCCTTGCCAAGCCGGTCGGCTGGACCGGCACGGCCGCGCCGGTTGCCGCAGCCGGTTTGACGGTCGCCGCGTTCGCGCGCGACCTCGACCATCCGCGCTGGATGTACGAACTCCCCAACGGCGATGTGCTGGTTGCCGAGACCAATTCGCCGCCGCGCGAAGGCGGCGGCATCACCGGCTGGGTCATGACGACGCTGATGGGTTACGCCGGCGCAGGCGTCCCGAGCGCCAACCGCATCACGTTGCTCCGCGATGCCGACGGCGACGGTGTCGCCGAGGTAAAGACGCCGTTTCTGACCGGCCTCAATTCGCCGTTCGGCATGGCGCTGGTCGGCGACCAGCTTTACATTGGCAACCACGATGCACTGGTTGTCGTACCCTATGTTGCGGGCGAGACGAAGATCGGCGCGACCCCCAAAAAAGTGATGTCGCTCCCCGGCGGCGGCAACCATTGGGCGAAAAACGTGGTGGCCGCGCCCGATAACCAGTCGCTGTTCATTTCGGTCGGCTCCTCGTCGAATATCGCCGAGGGCGGCATGGATGCCGAGGATAACCGTGCCAATATCCTCGAGCTCAACCTTGCGACCAAGGCGCTCCGCGTGTGGACGGCGGGGCTTCGCAATCCGGTCGGCATGGCGTGGGAGCCGCAGAGCAAATCGCTGTGGACCGTCGTCAACGAGCGCGACATGCTCGGCGGCGACCTTGCGCCCGATTATCTGACGCGTGCCGATTTCGGGGCGTTCTACGGCTGGCCCTACACCTATTGGGGCGGCTATCGCGACGAACGCGCTGAGGACCGGCCCGACCTGCTGCAATATACCCGCCGTCCCGACTATGCGCTGGGGGCGCATACCGCGTCGCTGGGCCTCGCATTCGGGTCGCTCGGTGCCTTTCAAAAGGGGGCGTTCATCGGCCAGCACGGATCGTGGAACCGCAAGCCGCCGTCGGGCTACAAGGTCGTGTTCGTCGGCTTCAACGCGCGCGGCTTCCCCGAAGGACCGATGCGCGACGTGTTGACCGGCTTTCTCGACAAGGACGGTCAGGCGCAGGGTCGCCCGGTCGGGGTGATCGCGCGCAGCAAGGGCGACCTGCTCGTCGCCGACGATGTCGGCAACCGCATCTGGCGGGTCGCGGCGAAATAG
- a CDS encoding hemolysin family protein translates to MKEGDSSRESGLWNTVRSLFGDGPEPTLREQIEEAIDEHEDDPAPDEKGDLSPVERQMVRNLLSFGKRTVDDVGVPRADIVAIPETSTFAELVAVLADAPHSRLPVYRDSLDQVVGMIHIKDAFALLARGEPFPETISGLIRQPLYVPQSMGVLDLLAEMRAQRVHLAIVIDEYSGTEGLVTIEDLVEEIVGDIEDETDDAVVPQLVQLEDGMWDADARAELEDIAETVDPRLAVIDEDVDTIGGLAFMLAGHVPQPGEMLMHDSGWRIEVTEGDTRRATRLRLHPPIVDPEGGAASK, encoded by the coding sequence ATGAAAGAAGGCGATAGTAGCCGCGAGAGCGGCCTGTGGAATACGGTCCGCTCGCTGTTCGGCGACGGCCCCGAGCCGACCCTGCGCGAACAGATCGAAGAAGCGATCGACGAGCATGAGGACGATCCCGCTCCCGACGAGAAGGGCGACCTGTCCCCGGTCGAGCGCCAGATGGTCCGCAATCTGCTGAGCTTCGGCAAGCGCACCGTCGACGATGTGGGCGTGCCGCGCGCCGATATCGTCGCGATCCCCGAGACTTCGACCTTCGCCGAACTGGTCGCGGTTCTGGCCGACGCGCCGCACAGCCGCCTGCCGGTCTATCGCGACAGCCTCGACCAGGTCGTCGGCATGATCCACATCAAGGACGCCTTTGCGCTGCTGGCGCGCGGCGAACCGTTCCCCGAGACGATATCGGGGCTGATCCGTCAGCCGCTCTATGTGCCGCAATCGATGGGCGTGCTCGACTTGCTCGCCGAAATGCGCGCCCAGCGTGTCCACCTTGCGATCGTCATCGACGAATATTCGGGGACAGAGGGACTGGTGACGATCGAGGATCTGGTCGAGGAAATCGTCGGCGATATCGAGGACGAAACCGACGACGCGGTCGTGCCGCAGCTGGTCCAGCTCGAGGACGGGATGTGGGACGCCGATGCACGAGCCGAGCTCGAAGACATTGCCGAGACCGTCGATCCACGCTTGGCCGTTATCGACGAGGATGTCGACACCATCGGCGGTCTGGCCTTCATGCTGGCAGGTCATGTGCCGCAGCCGGGCGAAATGCTGATGCATGACAGCGGCTGGCGGATCGAGGTGACCGAGGGCGACACCCGCCGGGCTACCCGGCTGCGGCTGCATCCGCCGATTGTTGATCCAGAGGGTGGCGCTGCGAGCAAGTGA
- the ybeY gene encoding rRNA maturation RNase YbeY, which produces MIEVAALREDPWPEADWESLSDKAVEAAISASVQSALAETAATVEIAVRLTSDAEVRTLNFQYRQQDKPTNVLSFPMVQPDLIETLGNTDDGEVLLGDIVLAYETCAREAAEKGVPLADHAAHLIVHGVLHLLGYDHIDDAEAEAMEDIERAAMSALGLHDPYEDHETPQ; this is translated from the coding sequence GTGATCGAGGTTGCTGCCCTGCGCGAAGACCCTTGGCCCGAAGCGGATTGGGAAAGTCTTTCGGATAAGGCGGTCGAAGCGGCGATATCTGCCAGTGTACAGTCAGCGCTGGCCGAAACCGCTGCGACCGTCGAAATCGCTGTCCGCCTCACGTCCGACGCCGAGGTCCGCACGCTAAACTTCCAGTATCGCCAGCAGGACAAGCCGACCAATGTCCTGTCCTTCCCGATGGTCCAGCCCGACCTGATCGAGACGCTTGGCAACACTGACGACGGCGAAGTGCTGCTCGGCGATATCGTCCTTGCCTACGAGACCTGCGCGCGCGAGGCGGCCGAGAAGGGGGTGCCGCTGGCGGATCATGCCGCGCATCTGATTGTGCATGGGGTCCTCCATCTGTTAGGGTACGACCATATCGACGACGCGGAGGCCGAGGCGATGGAAGATATCGAGCGGGCCGCCATGTCCGCGCTGGGTCTGCACGACCCCTATGAGGACCACGAAACCCCCCAATGA
- a CDS encoding PhoH family protein yields MFDKPQLLARVLGEYDRNLVAIENRLGVYIAARGNKLQIEGEAAACARARDVLTGLYNRVVQGQDIDTGEVDAVIAMSAEPTLDGIIRHDVATPPSIMIRTRKKTIVPRSATQTRYMEALIAHDIIFALGPAGTGKTYLAVAQAVSQLITGSVDRLILSRPAVEAGEKIGFLPGDMKEKVDPYLRPLYDALYDCLPAEQVERRIASGEIEIAPIAFMRGRTLAESFIILDEAQNTTPAQMKMFLTRFGQNSRMVVCGDPNQTDLPKGQESGLNDAVGKLEGIEGIGTVRFGIGDVVRHPVVGRIVEAYEGGG; encoded by the coding sequence ATGTTCGACAAGCCGCAACTGCTCGCGCGGGTGCTCGGCGAATACGACCGCAACCTCGTCGCCATCGAGAACCGGCTGGGCGTCTATATCGCGGCGCGCGGCAACAAGCTCCAAATCGAGGGCGAGGCGGCAGCGTGCGCGCGGGCGCGCGACGTACTGACCGGCCTCTACAACCGCGTGGTGCAGGGGCAGGACATCGATACCGGCGAAGTCGATGCGGTGATCGCAATGTCTGCCGAACCGACGCTCGATGGCATCATCCGCCATGATGTGGCGACGCCGCCGAGCATCATGATCCGCACGCGCAAGAAAACGATTGTCCCGCGCTCGGCGACGCAGACGCGCTATATGGAAGCGCTGATCGCGCACGACATCATCTTCGCACTGGGACCGGCGGGGACGGGCAAGACCTATCTCGCGGTCGCACAGGCCGTGTCGCAGCTTATCACTGGCAGCGTCGACCGCCTCATCCTGTCGCGCCCCGCCGTCGAGGCAGGCGAGAAGATCGGCTTCCTGCCCGGCGATATGAAGGAAAAAGTCGATCCGTACCTGCGGCCCCTGTACGATGCGCTCTACGATTGCCTGCCCGCCGAACAGGTCGAGCGGCGCATCGCCAGCGGTGAAATCGAGATCGCGCCGATCGCCTTCATGCGCGGGCGGACGCTCGCGGAATCGTTCATCATCCTCGACGAGGCGCAGAACACCACGCCCGCGCAGATGAAGATGTTCCTCACCCGCTTCGGCCAGAACAGCCGCATGGTGGTGTGCGGCGATCCCAACCAGACCGACCTGCCCAAGGGCCAGGAATCGGGCCTGAACGACGCGGTCGGCAAGCTGGAGGGGATCGAGGGCATCGGCACGGTCCGCTTCGGCATCGGCGACGTCGTGCGGCATCCGGTGGTGGGGCGGATCGTCGAGGCGTATGAGGGGGGTGGGTGA